The following proteins are co-located in the Flectobacillus major DSM 103 genome:
- a CDS encoding sulfatase family protein yields MKRLMCFLVGISTLFSFQTSKPHTTRPNIIVVYFDDMGYGDLGRTGAMGYTTPHLDQMAKDGLFFSHFYSPQAVCTASRAGLLTGCYPNRLGFSGAFDHTAKMGLNPEEETIAEVLKKQGYATAAYGKWHLGHLPQFLPTKNGFDEYYGIPYSHDMWPNHPVTKNYYPALPLFENEKVIATNPDPSQFTTQFTEKTINFIQKNKDKPFFVYLAHPMPHVPLFVSDKFKGKSQQGLFGDVLMELDWSIGQIRQTLANLKLDDNTLVIVTSDNGPWFNYGNHAGSTGGFREGKGTTWEGGQRVPCLMTWKGVIPEGVVCNNISSALDILPTLAEVTGAELPKRKIDGVSLWKLLNGDFKDNPRDTFLYYYRRNNLEAVRHGKWKLVFPHPGRTYEGFTPGKDGQPGGVNENFNVQGGLYDLSRDPGERYNVQFDFPEVTKLLMKIAEDAREDLGDELTGKQGKNRRAIGKAE; encoded by the coding sequence ATGAAGCGGTTAATGTGTTTTTTAGTAGGAATATCAACCTTATTTTCTTTTCAGACAAGTAAGCCCCATACAACTCGACCCAATATTATTGTGGTGTATTTTGACGACATGGGATATGGCGACCTCGGTAGAACAGGGGCTATGGGGTATACAACGCCTCACCTCGATCAAATGGCCAAAGATGGGCTATTCTTTTCTCATTTTTATTCTCCACAAGCCGTTTGTACTGCTTCGAGGGCTGGTTTACTTACGGGGTGTTATCCCAATCGCCTTGGATTTAGTGGGGCCTTTGATCATACCGCCAAAATGGGTTTGAATCCTGAAGAGGAAACAATTGCTGAAGTTCTCAAAAAACAAGGCTATGCCACTGCGGCTTATGGCAAATGGCACTTGGGGCATTTGCCTCAATTTTTACCTACCAAAAATGGCTTTGACGAATATTATGGTATCCCGTATTCGCACGATATGTGGCCTAATCACCCTGTTACCAAAAACTATTATCCAGCTTTGCCACTTTTTGAAAACGAAAAGGTTATTGCTACTAATCCCGACCCAAGCCAGTTTACGACGCAGTTTACTGAAAAAACAATCAATTTTATTCAAAAAAATAAAGACAAACCCTTTTTTGTATACTTGGCTCATCCAATGCCTCATGTACCGCTTTTTGTTTCAGATAAGTTTAAAGGTAAGTCACAACAAGGACTATTTGGCGATGTTTTGATGGAATTAGACTGGAGTATCGGACAAATTCGCCAAACCTTAGCCAATTTGAAACTTGACGATAATACCCTCGTTATTGTGACATCCGACAATGGCCCTTGGTTCAACTACGGAAATCATGCTGGAAGTACGGGAGGGTTTCGAGAAGGAAAAGGTACAACATGGGAAGGTGGGCAGCGTGTACCGTGCCTGATGACATGGAAAGGCGTGATTCCTGAAGGAGTAGTTTGTAACAATATTTCATCGGCACTTGATATATTACCTACTTTGGCCGAAGTTACGGGGGCTGAGCTTCCCAAACGCAAAATTGATGGCGTAAGTTTGTGGAAATTGCTCAATGGTGATTTTAAGGATAACCCAAGAGATACATTTCTGTACTATTATCGCCGCAACAACCTAGAGGCCGTTCGGCATGGTAAATGGAAATTGGTATTTCCGCATCCTGGGCGTACGTACGAAGGTTTTACTCCAGGCAAAGACGGCCAACCAGGAGGTGTAAATGAAAATTTTAATGTTCAAGGAGGTTTATACGACCTCAGCCGTGACCCCGGCGAACGATATAATGTACAATTTGATTTTCCTGAAGTAACTAAATTGCTGATGAAAATTGCAGAAGATGCTCGTGAGGATTTGGGCGATGAACTAACGGGTAAACAAGGCAAAAACCGAAGAGCAATAGGTAAAGCAGAGTAA
- a CDS encoding UxaA family hydrolase: MKRTFLQINPTDNVLVALTDLKKGDSVEFNGKTIVLQDDIAAKHKFLIEPLKQGDEVTMYGVLVGKAQMDIPEGGLIHTFNLKHASEPFQGKLKDYAWTAPDVSKWQNRTFMGYHRSDGQVGTQNYWLVIPLVFCENRNINIMKQAFLKELGYAQPDMYQDQVHSLLDAFQKGASVDDLKNFQFGQKKSDYTQNRIFKNVDGIKFLTHESGCGENKDDSENLCRLLAGYCINPNVAGITVLSLGCQHSQVSILKDAITQFSPNFDKPLYIFEQQQDSGSGESKMLSEAIRQTFLGLLEINQIERQPAPLSQLKVGVKCGGSDGFSGISANPAIGHTADLVVALGGQVMIAEFPELCGVEQELQNRSVTAEVANNFGYLMNEYARRAEAVGAGFDMNPSPGNIKDGLITDAIKSAGAAKKAGTSPVVDALGYGQYATKQGLNLVCTPGNDVLATTGMAGAGATIQLFTTGLGTPTGNPICPMVKLATNTILAKKLPEIIDIDCGPIIEGEKSVEEMGEEVLEYIIGLASGEYQTKAMELGQDDFMFWRRGVSL; the protein is encoded by the coding sequence GTGAAAAGAACATTTCTGCAAATTAACCCTACCGATAATGTATTGGTAGCTCTTACCGACTTAAAAAAGGGAGATAGTGTCGAGTTTAATGGTAAAACTATCGTTTTACAAGATGATATAGCGGCAAAGCATAAGTTTTTGATAGAACCACTCAAGCAAGGCGATGAAGTAACGATGTATGGGGTGTTGGTAGGAAAAGCTCAAATGGATATTCCAGAGGGGGGGCTTATTCATACTTTCAACCTCAAGCACGCTTCCGAACCTTTTCAAGGAAAGCTCAAGGATTATGCTTGGACAGCCCCAGATGTTAGCAAATGGCAAAACCGTACTTTTATGGGCTATCATCGTAGCGATGGCCAAGTGGGTACACAAAACTACTGGTTGGTTATTCCATTGGTTTTTTGCGAAAATCGCAATATCAATATCATGAAGCAGGCTTTTTTGAAAGAATTAGGCTATGCCCAGCCCGATATGTACCAAGACCAAGTTCATTCGCTACTTGATGCTTTTCAAAAGGGAGCTTCTGTCGATGACTTAAAAAATTTCCAATTTGGTCAGAAAAAATCTGATTATACACAAAATCGGATTTTCAAAAATGTAGATGGTATCAAGTTTTTGACCCATGAAAGTGGTTGTGGCGAAAACAAAGATGATTCAGAAAATCTTTGTCGCTTATTGGCGGGCTATTGTATCAATCCCAATGTAGCAGGTATTACGGTATTGAGTTTGGGCTGTCAGCATTCACAAGTAAGTATTTTGAAAGATGCAATTACTCAATTCTCGCCTAATTTTGACAAACCCCTGTATATCTTTGAGCAACAACAAGATTCAGGCTCGGGCGAATCAAAAATGTTGTCGGAGGCTATTCGCCAAACATTTTTAGGATTACTCGAAATCAATCAGATAGAACGTCAGCCTGCTCCACTTAGTCAATTAAAAGTAGGGGTAAAATGTGGTGGCTCTGATGGCTTTTCGGGTATTTCGGCCAACCCTGCGATTGGCCATACCGCCGACCTTGTGGTAGCTTTGGGCGGTCAGGTAATGATTGCCGAATTTCCAGAACTTTGTGGGGTAGAACAAGAGTTACAAAACCGCTCGGTAACTGCCGAAGTAGCCAATAATTTTGGCTATTTAATGAACGAATACGCCCGCCGTGCCGAAGCCGTAGGAGCTGGCTTTGATATGAACCCTTCGCCAGGCAACATCAAAGACGGCTTGATTACCGATGCTATCAAATCGGCAGGAGCAGCCAAAAAAGCAGGGACATCGCCAGTAGTCGATGCTTTGGGTTATGGACAATACGCTACCAAGCAGGGCTTAAATTTGGTTTGTACGCCTGGCAACGACGTTTTGGCTACAACGGGTATGGCTGGTGCAGGTGCTACTATTCAGCTATTTACTACGGGCTTAGGTACACCAACAGGAAACCCTATTTGCCCAATGGTAAAATTGGCAACTAATACAATACTGGCTAAAAAATTACCCGAAATTATAGATATTGACTGCGGACCTATTATTGAGGGCGAAAAATCAGTAGAAGAGATGGGCGAGGAGGTTTTAGAATATATTATTGGGCTGGCTTCGGGCGAATACCAAACCAAAGCAATGGAGCTAGGACAAGATGATTTTATGTTCTGGCGTAGAGGTGTAAGCTTGTAG
- the bla gene encoding subclass B1 metallo-beta-lactamase has product MGSITKTLLIIVCSIISFVGISQKRNNFKAKEVYKSKDLIVTQIAPNSFEHVSFLQTNDFGYVPCNGLIVRNSNEVIVFDTPTNNKSAEELIKWIQETLHCKIDAIIPTHFHDDCLGGLKAFDESNIPSYAYVKTIELAKANNYAVPQNSFSDSLVLRVGKEYIVAKFFGEGYTKDNVVGYFPSEKVMFGGCLIKELDASKGYLGDANLAEWSNTVEKVKQSYPQVKLIIPGHGAYGNQKLLDYTIKLFKVQ; this is encoded by the coding sequence ATGGGAAGTATTACAAAAACACTACTAATCATTGTATGCTCAATCATAAGCTTTGTGGGTATTTCTCAAAAAAGAAATAATTTCAAGGCCAAAGAGGTTTATAAATCAAAGGATTTGATTGTAACCCAGATTGCCCCTAATTCATTTGAACATGTATCTTTTTTACAAACCAATGATTTTGGGTATGTTCCTTGCAATGGCCTTATCGTGAGAAATAGCAATGAGGTAATTGTTTTTGATACGCCAACCAACAACAAAAGTGCAGAAGAGTTGATTAAATGGATACAGGAAACGTTGCACTGCAAAATTGATGCCATTATTCCAACGCATTTTCATGACGATTGTTTGGGAGGATTAAAGGCATTTGATGAAAGTAATATTCCTTCTTATGCTTATGTCAAGACCATTGAGCTAGCCAAAGCAAACAACTATGCTGTTCCTCAAAATAGCTTTAGCGACTCACTGGTTTTAAGAGTAGGTAAAGAATATATTGTTGCTAAGTTTTTTGGAGAAGGGTATACAAAAGATAATGTAGTAGGTTATTTCCCAAGCGAAAAGGTCATGTTTGGTGGTTGTTTAATCAAAGAATTGGATGCCAGCAAAGGCTATTTGGGCGATGCCAATCTTGCTGAATGGTCAAATACAGTAGAAAAAGTTAAACAATCGTACCCCCAAGTAAAGCTTATTATTCCGGGGCATGGAGCATACGGCAACCAAAAACTACTTGATTATACCATTAAGTTATTCAAGGTTCAGTAA
- a CDS encoding SDR family NAD(P)-dependent oxidoreductase, with protein MFSLQGKSVVITGGGSGIGRAISVLFAQQGASVNIIELNADAGAETVAEIIQAGGQAQVFACDVSNQEQVASIFQSIGQVHILVNNAGIAHVGNLEKCSSTDFERVFNVNVKGVYNCLFAAIPLMKNNGGGVILNMASIAASVGIPDRFAYSMSKGAVLTMTLSIAKDYIKDNIRCNCISPARVHTPFVDGFIAKNYPGQEAEMFEKLSATQPIGRMAKPSEVASLALYLCSDEAGFITGTDYPIDGGFIRLNN; from the coding sequence ATGTTTAGTCTTCAAGGAAAATCGGTAGTAATTACTGGTGGAGGGAGTGGTATAGGACGAGCAATCTCGGTATTGTTTGCTCAACAAGGGGCTTCTGTCAATATTATAGAGTTGAATGCCGACGCTGGAGCCGAAACTGTGGCCGAAATAATACAAGCAGGCGGGCAAGCTCAGGTATTTGCTTGTGATGTGTCTAATCAAGAGCAAGTAGCCTCTATTTTTCAAAGCATCGGACAAGTCCATATTTTGGTTAATAATGCTGGGATAGCTCACGTAGGGAATCTCGAAAAATGCAGTAGTACCGATTTTGAACGTGTTTTCAATGTCAATGTAAAAGGGGTTTATAATTGTTTGTTTGCGGCTATTCCACTCATGAAAAACAACGGTGGAGGGGTAATTCTTAATATGGCATCTATTGCCGCCTCGGTGGGTATTCCCGACAGATTTGCTTACTCTATGTCCAAAGGAGCAGTATTAACAATGACGCTGTCGATTGCCAAAGATTATATCAAAGACAATATCCGTTGTAATTGTATTTCGCCAGCACGAGTACATACGCCGTTTGTCGATGGTTTTATAGCCAAAAATTATCCTGGTCAAGAAGCCGAAATGTTTGAAAAATTATCAGCTACTCAGCCTATCGGGCGTATGGCCAAGCCTAGCGAAGTAGCTTCATTAGCTTTGTATTTGTGTTCGGACGAAGCTGGATTTATTACAGGAACAGATTATCCTATCGATGGTGGTTTTATTCGGTTAAATAACTAA
- a CDS encoding SGNH/GDSL hydrolase family protein, whose protein sequence is MKKTIFSLFMILMTMSFVQDKPKRVIFFGDSITQAGVQPNGYITKIGELLEKNNQKADYELIGAGIGGNKVYDLYLRLESDVLDKKPDIVVIYVGVNDVWHKATSGTGTDQDKFEKFYQAIINKIKANGAKIILCTPAVIGEKTDFSNAQDGDLNQYSNIIRKIAQKNGVPLCDLRKAFFVYNIANNPSNKESGILTTDRVHLNDIGNQTVAELMLSLIIKL, encoded by the coding sequence ATGAAAAAGACCATATTTTCTTTATTTATGATTTTAATGACCATGTCATTTGTACAAGACAAACCTAAAAGAGTCATTTTCTTTGGCGATTCTATCACTCAGGCGGGTGTACAGCCCAATGGTTATATTACCAAAATAGGGGAGTTGTTAGAAAAAAACAACCAAAAAGCTGACTACGAATTGATTGGTGCTGGAATCGGGGGAAATAAGGTCTATGATTTGTATTTGCGTTTGGAGTCGGATGTGCTTGACAAAAAACCAGACATTGTGGTAATCTATGTGGGCGTAAATGACGTTTGGCATAAAGCTACTTCGGGTACAGGTACTGACCAAGATAAATTTGAAAAATTCTATCAGGCTATTATCAATAAAATAAAAGCCAACGGAGCTAAAATTATTCTTTGTACACCTGCTGTTATTGGTGAAAAAACCGATTTTAGCAATGCACAAGATGGTGATTTGAACCAATATTCAAATATTATCCGCAAAATCGCTCAAAAAAATGGCGTTCCTTTATGTGATTTAAGAAAAGCATTTTTTGTTTATAACATTGCCAATAACCCAAGCAACAAAGAATCAGGAATTTTAACAACCGACCGTGTGCATCTCAACGACATCGGCAACCAAACCGTAGCCGAATTGATGTTGTCGTTGATTATAAAACTATAA
- a CDS encoding fumarylacetoacetate hydrolase family protein translates to MKLIRFGEIGKEKPGVIINEKRYDVSAFGEDYNEQFFENDGLTRLATWLASNQAALPEVSDEIRLGSCVARPSKIVCIGLNFEDHARETGAAIPQEPIIFFKSTTALSGPNDDIIIPRNSVKTDWEVELAFVIGKKAQYVDEADALNYVAGYCLHNDVSEREFQIERGGNWSKGKGCDTFAPIGPFLATQDEIENVNELKMWLTVNGKTFQNSSTNQLIFKIPTLVSYLSQFMTLLPGDIISTGTPPGVGLGFNPPIYLKEGDVVELGIDQLGSSRQIAKNWTKN, encoded by the coding sequence ATGAAATTAATAAGATTCGGAGAAATAGGTAAAGAAAAACCAGGTGTTATCATCAACGAAAAACGCTACGATGTTTCGGCTTTTGGCGAAGACTACAACGAACAGTTTTTTGAAAACGATGGCCTTACTCGACTAGCTACTTGGCTAGCAAGCAATCAGGCAGCTTTACCAGAAGTTTCAGATGAAATTCGTTTGGGTTCATGCGTTGCTCGCCCTTCTAAAATTGTTTGTATAGGTCTTAATTTTGAAGACCACGCTCGCGAAACAGGAGCTGCTATTCCACAAGAACCCATTATTTTCTTTAAATCTACAACGGCTCTTTCTGGCCCCAACGACGACATTATTATTCCTCGAAATTCGGTAAAAACAGATTGGGAAGTAGAATTAGCTTTTGTAATTGGCAAAAAAGCCCAGTATGTCGACGAAGCCGATGCCCTCAACTACGTAGCAGGTTATTGCTTACACAATGATGTTTCGGAAAGAGAATTTCAAATTGAAAGAGGAGGTAACTGGAGTAAAGGAAAAGGTTGTGATACATTTGCCCCAATAGGCCCATTTTTAGCTACACAAGACGAAATAGAGAATGTGAATGAGTTAAAAATGTGGTTGACCGTCAATGGAAAAACATTTCAAAATAGTAGTACCAATCAGTTGATTTTCAAAATACCTACTTTGGTGTCGTATTTGAGTCAATTTATGACTCTATTACCAGGCGATATTATTTCGACAGGTACACCTCCAGGGGTTGGTTTAGGCTTTAATCCGCCTATTTATTTGAAAGAAGGCGATGTCGTAGAATTAGGAATTGACCAACTAGGTTCTTCTCGTCAGATAGCAAAAAATTGGACGAAAAATTAA
- a CDS encoding amidohydrolase family protein → MKIDSHQHFWKYDPIKHSWINDEMKVIQKDFLPSDLEPILLKHKFDGCVAVQADQSEAETDFLIDLAEKNDFIKGVVGWVDLMADDVYDRLEHYAQFKKVKGFRHIVQGETDPDFMLRPKFKAGITELGAYDFTYDILIYHYQLDQALRFVKLFPEQKFILDHIAKPDIKSGEYATWQTEIKKLALNQNVYCKVSGMVTEGEWTGWKPSDFKVYLDTVLKAFGPERLMFGSDWPVCLVAAQYDEMLQIVTDYIGSLTHLEQRKIMGETAQKIYNLS, encoded by the coding sequence ATGAAAATAGATTCACATCAGCATTTTTGGAAGTACGACCCTATCAAACACAGTTGGATTAACGACGAAATGAAGGTTATCCAAAAAGACTTCCTGCCAAGTGACCTCGAACCAATTTTACTCAAACACAAATTTGATGGATGTGTGGCTGTTCAAGCCGACCAATCAGAAGCCGAAACGGATTTCTTGATAGATTTGGCTGAAAAAAATGACTTTATCAAAGGTGTTGTAGGCTGGGTCGACCTCATGGCCGACGATGTTTATGACCGCCTCGAACATTATGCTCAGTTCAAAAAAGTAAAAGGATTTCGGCATATTGTGCAGGGCGAAACAGACCCCGATTTTATGCTTAGACCCAAGTTTAAGGCAGGTATTACCGAATTAGGAGCGTATGATTTTACCTACGATATTCTGATTTATCATTACCAACTTGACCAAGCATTGCGGTTTGTGAAATTATTTCCAGAACAAAAATTTATACTCGACCATATTGCCAAACCCGATATTAAAAGCGGAGAATATGCCACATGGCAAACTGAAATTAAGAAATTAGCCTTGAATCAGAATGTTTATTGTAAGGTGTCGGGAATGGTTACAGAAGGCGAGTGGACAGGCTGGAAACCAAGCGATTTTAAAGTATATCTTGATACTGTTTTGAAGGCTTTTGGCCCTGAGCGTTTGATGTTCGGTTCTGACTGGCCTGTGTGCTTGGTGGCAGCCCAATACGACGAAATGTTACAAATTGTAACCGATTATATTGGTTCGCTGACCCACCTCGAACAACGAAAAATTATGGGCGAAACAGCCCAAAAAATTTATAATCTTTCATAA
- a CDS encoding SDR family oxidoreductase, translating to MNLGLKEKVIIVTGGAKGIGEGISSALASEGAYVAIVGRNEADNLKTIESIQAAGGHAWSFVAELTKPEACEQVVAEVVKTFGRIDGLVNNAGVNDGVGLESGNYERFVQSLHSNLIHYYLLAHHALPYLKESKGAIVNIGSKTAETGQGGTSAYAAANGGRNALTREWAVELLPFGIRVNAVIVAECYTPLYDRWIKTLPNPDETLAKINDKIPLGKRMTTSQEIADMVAFLLSKRSSHTTGQLIHVDGGYVHLDRALL from the coding sequence ATGAATTTAGGATTAAAAGAAAAAGTCATTATTGTTACTGGTGGTGCCAAAGGTATTGGCGAAGGCATTTCGAGTGCCCTTGCTAGCGAAGGTGCGTATGTAGCCATTGTGGGCCGCAATGAAGCCGATAACCTCAAGACTATCGAAAGTATTCAGGCGGCTGGTGGCCATGCGTGGTCGTTTGTAGCTGAATTAACCAAGCCAGAAGCTTGTGAACAGGTAGTTGCTGAAGTAGTAAAAACTTTTGGCCGAATAGACGGCCTTGTCAATAATGCAGGTGTCAACGATGGTGTAGGTTTGGAAAGTGGTAATTACGAGCGTTTTGTACAGTCGTTGCACAGTAATTTAATCCATTATTATTTGTTGGCTCATCATGCTTTGCCTTATTTGAAAGAGTCGAAAGGGGCAATTGTCAATATCGGGTCAAAAACAGCCGAAACAGGACAGGGTGGTACTTCGGCTTATGCTGCTGCCAATGGTGGCCGCAACGCCCTTACCCGTGAATGGGCTGTCGAATTATTGCCATTTGGCATACGTGTCAATGCCGTTATTGTGGCCGAATGTTATACGCCATTGTACGACCGCTGGATAAAAACATTGCCAAATCCAGATGAAACGCTGGCTAAAATCAATGATAAAATTCCTTTGGGTAAACGAATGACTACCTCTCAAGAAATCGCTGATATGGTTGCTTTCTTGTTATCCAAACGTTCGAGCCATACTACAGGACAACTGATTCATGTAGATGGTGGATATGTACATTTAGATAGAGCTTTGTTGTAA
- a CDS encoding histone deacetylase family protein has protein sequence MLKIAYSPIYQHPLPEGHRFPMIKYELIPEQLLYEGTCSQDQFFEPKPVDEAWITRTHQPAYWQALKSLSLDPKMIRRIGFPLNEQLVLRETIITQGTIDCTRFAFESGVSMNVAGGTHHAYSDKGEGFCLLNDVAVASNYLIDKGLAKKILVIDLDVHQGNGTAEIFANEPRVFTFSIHGKENYPLHKEISDWDIELPTYTQDDVYLNILYDTLPILFKRVKPDFLFFVSGVDILASDKLGKLSVSMQGCYRRDELVFEYAKSYQLPIVVAMGGGYSPRIADIVEAHCNTFRLAQKMYF, from the coding sequence ATGTTAAAAATTGCCTATTCGCCCATATATCAACATCCATTGCCCGAAGGGCATCGTTTCCCGATGATTAAGTACGAACTTATTCCCGAGCAATTATTGTATGAAGGTACTTGTAGCCAAGACCAGTTTTTTGAGCCAAAGCCCGTCGACGAGGCATGGATTACCAGAACACACCAGCCTGCTTATTGGCAAGCTTTGAAGTCGCTGAGCCTTGACCCCAAAATGATTCGTCGAATAGGCTTTCCTTTGAATGAACAACTTGTATTACGAGAAACAATTATTACACAAGGTACGATTGACTGTACTCGGTTTGCCTTTGAGTCGGGGGTGTCGATGAATGTAGCAGGAGGAACACATCATGCTTATTCGGATAAAGGTGAAGGGTTTTGTTTGTTGAATGATGTTGCCGTAGCTAGTAATTATCTGATAGACAAAGGTTTGGCTAAAAAAATATTGGTAATAGACTTAGACGTACATCAAGGCAATGGTACTGCCGAAATATTTGCTAACGAACCTCGTGTTTTTACTTTTTCGATACATGGTAAAGAAAATTACCCTTTGCACAAGGAAATATCGGATTGGGATATTGAACTACCAACATACACCCAAGACGACGTTTATTTGAATATCTTGTATGATACTTTGCCTATATTATTCAAAAGAGTGAAGCCTGATTTCCTATTTTTTGTATCAGGAGTGGATATTCTTGCCAGCGACAAATTAGGCAAACTTTCGGTAAGTATGCAGGGCTGTTATAGACGAGACGAACTGGTGTTTGAATATGCCAAATCATACCAGTTACCTATTGTAGTTGCGATGGGAGGAGGGTATTCTCCTCGTATTGCCGACATTGTAGAGGCTCATTGTAATACCTTTCGTTTGGCTCAAAAAATGTATTTTTAG
- a CDS encoding patatin-like phospholipase family protein, whose product MHQSFFVQNYQHELLINSLTNVFGKFDLTMLSLIEPQLEWIELSGGEILFHQNDPDDSLYFVISGRLRAFITTPDHEYVTIGEIVRGETVGEMALFTGEPRGASIVAIRDSVLVKLSKPIFEEVIKAYPLISMNVTKIIINRLRLSQSPKKNIQKPVNICLFGVSTDTLLSDFATQLLPYLQKKGNTLLLSSEIVNQIHQTEHLAQANKNDTILYRKLSRWLDEQEYQHDLLVYLCDPNDTEWTSRCIRNADEIYLLASASESPEPSILEKKLFDNNHRIGAFTNLILLHPENTIIPSNTEVWLKPRNIKRHFHVRLHTVPELQRLARIISGTAIGLVLAGGGAKGFAHLGIYQALKEYGIAIDFVGGTSVGAMMAALIALGVNPEKAKDNARQGAIDNPTKDYTLLPFVSLIQGNRIEKMIRESIRKSVGKDVMIEDTWLTFYAVSSNYSKAREELHTRGPLAKYLRASSSIPGAFPPVVDGEHFLVDGGTFNNFPTDIMNKMGVAKIIGVDLNIDKPRKLTIDRMPSGWEILKDKLNSKENRKYRVPSLMSIILNSTVLYSNARQNETKKYTDLYFNPDLKRFSILNWKAFDEIYHIGYQHAKEVLSNMTEEELQYFRE is encoded by the coding sequence ATGCACCAATCCTTTTTTGTCCAAAATTATCAACATGAGTTACTTATCAATAGCCTTACCAATGTTTTCGGCAAATTTGATTTGACCATGCTTTCGCTTATAGAACCCCAACTAGAATGGATTGAATTATCTGGTGGCGAAATTCTGTTTCATCAAAATGACCCCGACGATTCACTTTATTTTGTTATTAGTGGCCGCCTCAGGGCTTTTATTACCACACCCGACCACGAATATGTTACCATTGGCGAGATTGTACGTGGCGAAACTGTCGGGGAAATGGCGTTGTTTACTGGCGAACCACGAGGTGCAAGTATTGTGGCTATTCGTGATAGCGTACTGGTAAAGCTTAGTAAGCCTATTTTTGAGGAGGTTATTAAGGCCTATCCTCTTATTTCGATGAACGTAACCAAGATTATTATCAATCGGTTAAGGCTTTCGCAATCGCCTAAAAAAAATATCCAAAAGCCTGTCAATATTTGTTTATTTGGGGTTTCGACAGATACCCTTTTATCTGATTTTGCAACACAACTGTTGCCTTATTTGCAGAAAAAAGGCAATACCCTATTACTCTCGTCAGAAATTGTAAATCAAATTCACCAAACCGAGCATTTGGCTCAAGCTAACAAAAATGATACTATTTTGTACCGAAAACTAAGCCGATGGCTCGACGAACAAGAATATCAGCACGACTTACTTGTGTACCTCTGCGACCCCAATGATACCGAATGGACCAGCCGTTGTATTCGTAATGCCGATGAAATTTATTTACTGGCATCGGCCAGTGAGTCGCCTGAACCGAGTATTTTGGAAAAAAAGCTTTTTGATAATAATCACCGTATTGGGGCATTTACAAACCTGATTTTATTGCACCCCGAAAACACTATTATTCCGAGTAATACTGAGGTTTGGCTAAAACCTCGCAACATAAAAAGGCATTTTCATGTGCGTTTGCACACGGTTCCCGAACTCCAAAGGTTAGCCCGAATTATTAGCGGCACAGCTATCGGGCTAGTTTTGGCTGGCGGAGGAGCAAAAGGGTTTGCTCATTTGGGTATTTATCAAGCACTAAAAGAATATGGTATTGCGATTGACTTTGTTGGAGGTACTAGCGTTGGAGCAATGATGGCCGCCCTGATTGCACTAGGCGTGAATCCTGAAAAAGCCAAAGATAATGCCCGCCAAGGAGCTATCGACAATCCTACTAAAGACTATACGCTGCTACCTTTTGTATCGCTGATTCAGGGTAATAGAATAGAGAAAATGATACGAGAGTCTATTAGAAAAAGTGTTGGCAAAGATGTGATGATAGAAGATACTTGGCTTACTTTTTATGCTGTTTCTAGCAACTACAGCAAAGCCCGAGAAGAACTGCATACACGTGGCCCTTTGGCCAAATACCTCCGTGCTAGTAGTTCGATTCCTGGAGCATTTCCACCTGTAGTCGATGGCGAACATTTTCTGGTAGATGGCGGTACGTTTAATAATTTCCCTACTGATATTATGAACAAAATGGGGGTTGCCAAAATTATTGGCGTTGATTTGAATATCGACAAACCTCGTAAACTCACTATCGACCGAATGCCTTCTGGTTGGGAAATTTTAAAAGATAAGCTCAATAGTAAAGAAAACCGAAAATATAGAGTGCCATCGTTAATGTCGATTATTCTTAATAGCACTGTTTTGTATAGCAATGCTCGCCAAAACGAAACTAAAAAATATACCGACTTGTATTTTAACCCCGACCTCAAACGATTTAGTATTCTTAATTGGAAAGCCTTCGATGAAATATATCATATTGGCTACCAACATGCCAAAGAAGTCCTTAGCAATATGACCGAAGAGGAACTTCAATATTTTAGAGAATAA